The genomic interval TCGGACCGCTGCGGCATCGCCACTCTTCGCTGCGGCCGCACGACGGGAACCGGCTTGACTGCTTCTTGGCCCGCCCGGCTCAACGTCTTGTGCTGCTTCTGCGTGCAGACCGCTTCCAGATGCGCCAGGAAGGCTTTGTATCGCTCAAGCTGGCGCGAGAGGTGATACTGGAAGAATAGCCCCGGCAGCGCGATGATCAGGCCGGTCTCCGTGGTCACCAGGGCTTCGGAAATGCCCTCGGCCACAAGACCCATGGTCTTCTCGCCGCCCGAGCCGGTCGCCAGGGCGCCGAACGTGGCCAGCATCCCGGTCACCGTGCCGAGCAGACCCAGCAACGGCGCAGCGCTGACGCAGACCTTCATGACCTGAAGATCGCGTTCAAACGGGACGATCTCCGTACCGCGCAGCTCTTCGAAGAACACACCTGTCTGCTCGATCGAACGGGCCCCACCGACAAAATCCAGCAGCCTGCCGATCGGTCCGCGCC from Anaerobaca lacustris carries:
- a CDS encoding MotA/TolQ/ExbB proton channel family protein, with product RTLWEQAVGIWLSGGWAMVALAINALVLFALGMHVLVKLAAKGHRSVPEKTWRHWIDHRDQRRGPIGRLLDFVGGARSIEQTGVFFEELRGTEIVPFERDLQVMKVCVSAAPLLGLLGTVTGMLATFGALATGSGGEKTMGLVAEGISEALVTTETGLIIALPGLFFQYHLSRQLERYKAFLAHLEAVCTQKQHKTLSRAGQEAVKPVPVVRPQRRVAMPQRSEKVFREPVRILQKHGKVA